Proteins found in one Candidatus Gastranaerophilales bacterium genomic segment:
- a CDS encoding radical SAM protein has translation MQLTYKAPCCELSKLEIIWLQLSNIACNLKCKHCFLNCYQDFRKRNFLQVEKIFNELQEAELKDLKKIILTGGEPFIHKKINDIIKLCLNYAPVEIHSNGTLLNEKKIKVLKQIQNSYANELSFRLSLDHFTEGRNDEYRARGVFKKVVNAIINLQKYNFKVQLACINIKHESEEVLLDGFSKLFEREGIHLPQDDIKILPMLYLGDYAKYYNISKTKEVLTPQELADTGTSFLDCKNSRVLSIDGVFSCPALVNDPRGRLGDSIHDVSKKVYLETQTCVDCVKKREKLFG, from the coding sequence GTGCAATTAACATACAAAGCCCCATGCTGTGAATTATCAAAACTGGAAATAATCTGGCTACAGTTAAGCAACATAGCATGTAATTTGAAGTGTAAACATTGCTTTTTAAATTGTTATCAAGATTTTAGAAAGAGAAATTTTTTGCAGGTAGAAAAGATATTTAACGAGCTTCAGGAAGCTGAGTTAAAAGACTTAAAAAAGATAATTCTAACAGGCGGTGAACCTTTTATACACAAAAAAATTAATGATATCATTAAGCTTTGTCTTAATTATGCTCCTGTTGAAATACATTCAAACGGAACTCTTCTCAATGAGAAAAAGATTAAAGTCTTAAAACAAATACAAAATTCTTACGCAAACGAGCTTTCTTTCAGATTAAGCCTTGACCATTTTACGGAAGGGCGTAACGATGAATACAGAGCAAGAGGCGTCTTTAAAAAAGTAGTCAATGCAATAATAAACCTGCAAAAGTATAACTTTAAAGTTCAGCTTGCCTGTATAAATATTAAACATGAATCCGAAGAAGTCTTGCTTGACGGTTTTTCTAAATTATTTGAAAGGGAAGGTATACATCTGCCGCAAGATGATATTAAAATTTTGCCGATGCTGTATTTGGGAGATTATGCGAAATATTACAATATATCAAAAACCAAAGAGGTTTTAACCCCTCAAGAGCTTGCCGATACGGGAACTTCCTTTCTTGACTGCAAAAATTCAAGAGTATTAAGCATTGACGGAGTATTTTCGTGTCCGGCTTTGGTCAACGACCCGAGAGGAAGGCTGGGCGACAGTATCCATGATGTGTCCAAAAAAGTCTACCTCGAAACTCAAACCTGTGTAGATTGCGTAAAAAAACGCGAGAAACTGTTCGGGTAA
- a CDS encoding DUF262 domain-containing protein produces MEAKTTDIITLLSSADKFEIPVFQRSFSWGKIHWEQLFSDIGSILRNKKISSHFYGIFVLKPDKNNFTYFTLIDGQQRLIAISLLICALCDFFAAKKHKEALLLSLQGKAKLPKIVFRIPEFSSYLSVLSDKKFAQIDNSIFAEAYRYFYARIKNEKYELEDYFLTLRKFEIVKVTLNTKDNPQLIFDSLNSTGKALNLFERTKNYILMGISAAQQDNIYKNYWTTLETSFSNDEALFEKFMCAYLSVNTLNNVEVKNISNEFNKFYNYKRNYKTAEEIIAEFVKFSQYFLRIQKADFIPELANTIRQINAMGTEEVYPFLLEIVDDFENNLISREVFLDILNNTLQYIITRQAANEEVIDFRKLSKNIGKMIAKPT; encoded by the coding sequence ATGGAAGCAAAAACAACCGATATAATCACTCTTTTATCATCAGCGGATAAGTTTGAAATACCTGTATTTCAACGGTCTTTCTCTTGGGGAAAAATTCACTGGGAACAGTTATTTTCAGACATCGGGAGTATATTGCGCAATAAAAAAATCTCATCCCATTTTTACGGTATCTTTGTCTTAAAACCGGACAAAAATAATTTTACGTACTTTACTCTTATAGACGGTCAGCAAAGGCTTATTGCAATCTCTCTGTTAATTTGTGCTTTATGTGATTTTTTTGCCGCAAAAAAACACAAGGAAGCCCTTCTTCTTTCTCTGCAAGGTAAAGCCAAACTTCCAAAAATAGTTTTTCGCATACCGGAATTCAGTTCTTACTTATCGGTACTTTCCGATAAAAAATTTGCACAAATTGATAATTCCATATTTGCCGAAGCTTACAGATATTTTTATGCCCGGATTAAAAACGAAAAATATGAGCTTGAAGATTATTTTTTAACACTGCGTAAATTTGAAATAGTAAAAGTTACTTTAAATACAAAGGATAACCCTCAGCTTATTTTTGACAGCTTAAACTCTACAGGTAAAGCTTTAAATCTGTTTGAAAGAACAAAGAACTATATTCTAATGGGAATCTCCGCAGCACAGCAGGACAATATTTATAAAAACTACTGGACTACTCTTGAAACGTCATTTTCTAACGATGAAGCTTTGTTTGAAAAATTTATGTGCGCCTACCTATCTGTGAATACGTTAAATAATGTTGAAGTTAAAAATATAAGCAACGAATTTAACAAATTTTATAACTATAAACGCAACTACAAAACAGCAGAAGAAATTATTGCCGAGTTTGTAAAATTTTCCCAGTATTTTTTAAGAATACAAAAAGCTGATTTTATACCTGAATTAGCTAACACCATAAGACAAATTAATGCAATGGGAACGGAAGAAGTATATCCGTTTTTGCTTGAAATTGTAGATGATTTTGAAAATAACTTAATAAGCAGAGAAGTGTTCCTTGATATTTTAAACAATACTCTTCAATATATAATAACAAGACAAGCCGCAAATGAAGAAGTTATCGATTTTCGTAAATTAAGTAAAAATATAGGGAAAATGATTGCAAAACCAACATAA
- a CDS encoding S-layer homology domain-containing protein yields the protein MKRFLKALLFALFVVNILTFSVFARDFSDLDNTHWAYPQIEIMAKEGVLAGYPDGTFRPDALATRAEFATMVIKALSQEHSPIKKEINFLDVPYSHWAYSTIQRAVYFDLITGFPDNTFNPEGNVLRAEAVSVAISALSTQDISLDKAKQVLIEQYADYVYIPEWIIVSAGKAEIIGIVAKVPQKEKEFAANRQATRAELAVLLFRMREEAKLNPNAKLREAMRPKKGPGVILPDAIVKGSVGTIPAGSFVPIVLVNPLSSQKNEAGEIFIANAPQNLISKEGYILVLQGSNVAGEITDVKVGRYFVRNGKVMLETELITTPIGQKTDFFGSIDTTPKRNWLARILRAIFKGGKINLKSGSVVYVKLQEDITVDLSCGWIIPKK from the coding sequence ATGAAAAGATTTTTAAAAGCACTCTTATTTGCGCTATTTGTGGTGAATATTCTTACATTTAGCGTATTTGCAAGAGATTTTTCGGATTTGGATAATACCCACTGGGCTTATCCGCAGATAGAAATTATGGCTAAAGAAGGTGTTTTAGCCGGTTATCCCGACGGCACGTTCAGGCCCGATGCATTAGCTACAAGAGCTGAATTTGCAACTATGGTAATCAAGGCTTTATCTCAGGAACATTCTCCCATTAAAAAAGAGATTAATTTTCTTGATGTGCCGTATTCTCACTGGGCATATAGTACGATTCAAAGAGCCGTTTATTTTGATTTGATAACAGGATTTCCTGACAATACGTTTAATCCGGAGGGCAATGTATTAAGAGCAGAAGCTGTTTCAGTGGCGATATCCGCACTGTCAACGCAGGACATATCTCTTGATAAAGCAAAACAGGTCCTTATTGAACAGTATGCTGACTATGTATATATTCCCGAATGGATTATAGTAAGCGCAGGCAAAGCCGAAATTATCGGCATAGTAGCAAAAGTTCCTCAAAAAGAAAAAGAATTTGCAGCTAACAGACAGGCTACAAGAGCGGAACTTGCCGTGCTTCTCTTTAGAATGAGAGAAGAAGCTAAACTGAACCCTAACGCTAAGTTAAGAGAAGCTATGCGGCCTAAAAAAGGACCCGGCGTTATTTTGCCTGATGCGATTGTTAAAGGTTCAGTAGGTACAATCCCTGCGGGTTCTTTTGTGCCAATCGTGCTTGTTAACCCGCTAAGCAGCCAAAAAAATGAAGCCGGAGAAATCTTTATCGCCAATGCACCGCAAAATCTTATTTCTAAAGAAGGCTATATCCTGGTACTCCAGGGCAGCAATGTAGCCGGTGAAATTACCGATGTAAAAGTGGGAAGATACTTTGTTAGAAACGGTAAAGTTATGCTTGAAACCGAGCTTATAACTACCCCAATCGGTCAGAAAACAGACTTTTTCGGAAGCATAGACACTACACCAAAGAGAAATTGGCTTGCAAGAATATTGCGTGCAATTTTCAAAGGCGGCAAAATTAACCTTAAATCAGGCAGTGTGGTTTATGTGAAACTACAGGAAGACATAACAGTTGACCTCTCCTGCGGTTGGATAATTCCTAAAAAATAG